In Acidimicrobiales bacterium, a single genomic region encodes these proteins:
- a CDS encoding DUF3039 domain-containing protein, with product MSVTTTETSPVITVRPSDPELEDGPPLVAHIVKVEPGEDAQAKVLEARINGTPIEALCGHVWVPSRDPRQLPLCQACKEVYDVYRMFNDGLRDQPSD from the coding sequence ATGTCCGTCACCACCACCGAGACCTCGCCGGTCATCACCGTCCGGCCGTCCGACCCCGAGCTGGAGGACGGTCCCCCGCTCGTCGCCCACATCGTGAAGGTCGAGCCCGGCGAGGACGCCCAGGCCAAGGTGCTCGAGGCCCGCATCAACGGCACCCCCATCGAGGCCCTCTGCGGGCACGTGTGGGTGCCGTCGCGCGATCCCCGCCAGCTGCCGCTGTGCCAGGCCTGCAAAGAGGTCTACGACGTGTACCGCATGTTCAACGACGGCCTGCGCGACCAGCCGTCGGACTGA